GACAGCCGTTATTACGGATGCGCTCCGAATCGAGCGTGACCCGACATGGTCGAACCGACGGACGAGGCGCTCCCGCGTGCCCTGGTAGTCGACGACGAGCGGGAGGTAGCGGACGCGTACGCACTCCGATTGCGTGGCGTCTGCGACGTCGAGACGGCCTACGACGGTGAAGCCGCGTTACGGGCAGTCGATGACCGCCGGATCGACGTCGTCCTGCTGGACCGCCATATGCCTGGCCTGTCCGGGGATGAGGTCCTCGAACGTCTCGAAGAACGGGACTTCCCCGGTCGAATCGTCATGATCACGGCGATCGATCCCGGCTTCGACATCCTCGACATGCCCTTCGACGACTATCTCTGTAAACCAGTCGACAGGGAGGACGTGCAAGCAGCAGTCACACACCAGTGTACCATTCTGGGCTACGAGACGCTCGGTGAGTACTTCGGTGTCGAATCGAAACGGCGAGTCGTCGCGGCCGAGCTCTCAGCTGACGAATGCAACGCCCACGACGAGTACCAGGCACTGGAAACCAGTGCACGAGACCTCGAACAGCGGGCCCGGCGGTTGCTGACCGACACACCAGAGATCTTGAGCGCGTTCGAGAACGTGGACCGCGAAAGCAAGTAGACGGCGTCTTGGGCACTAAGCAATGCATTTTGTCAGGTGTTTCTGACTCTGAAACTCGGCAGATCCACTCTTGTTGCCACAGGGACGATGCTCCGACGGAGTCAGATCCGGGCTCCGTGAAACTATGGACATCGATCAGTTCAAATCCGACCACGCGCCGACAGAGACCGACGAGACGTTCCAGCTCGAGAATAGCTATGCCCTCGACGTAACAGTGGAGGGGTCCGTGATGGCCAAGGCCGGTTCGATGGTCGCGTACACCGGAGACCTCTCCTTTACCGGGCAGGCCTCGGCCGAAGGTGGAATCACCGGGTTCATCAAGGAAGCCGCCACCGGTGAAGGGACGCCAGTGATGGCCGTCGAAGGGCAGGGACACGTCTACCTCGCCGACGAACGAAAGAAGGTCCAGGTTCTCGAACTGGACGCTGGTGAATCGGTGACGGTCAACGGTGAAGACGTCCTGGCCTTCGAATCCGAACTGAACTACGAGATCAGTACCATCGACAGTCTCGCCGGCTCGTTCGCCGGCGGCTTCACCAACGTCTACCTAGAAGGGCCCGGCTACGTCGCCCTTACCACCCACGGCGATCCGCTCGTCATGGAACCGCCGGTTTCGACTGATCCGAGCGCGACGGTCGCCTGGAGCGGTACGACCCCGGACGTGGAAGTCAACACGAACCTCTCCGACATGATCGGCCAGGAATCGGGCGAACGCTTCCAGATGGACTTCGCCGGCGAGGGCGGCTTCGTGGTCGTCCAGCCCTACGAAGAACACGTGTAGGCTAGCTTGGTCCCCCTCCTCGGGTCAGTCGAATTCTAATCCGGACCGTCTGGCAGTGTTTCAGGCGGTGCAACACCGCCCAGTGATTGAATTACCACCCACTCCAACCGATAGCTGCCCGCCGAGGTCGGAGGCGGGACTGGAAATATCCGACCCCACCCGCTCTCTGGACAGCCCCCCTCGTTTTTTGTCCGGGAGACAATCCACTCCGGGCACGCCCTCGCGCGTCTCGCTCCCACCGAGACCTGTTTCGGCCAACTCGCCACGTCGAAACGGCGATACTCGAGCAGTGGGTTTCGGGTCGACTCCTGGCGATATCGGCAGGCATCTTAATAGCTAGAGTCCGTGATTAAACCGCTCGGCCGTCTACCCCGTACCGAGACCGATCGCACGATGCATCCCGATATACCACCCCTCAGCCACGTACCGCGACTGCCCAGAAGGGGGTGGGCAGCAACGTGAGCGGCGACAGCGCGAATAACCGGTCGATTCCGATCGCTCACTGGCCCGATCCGGTCTGTTACTTCGTGATCGACGACGGGACACCCATCGTAGAGTCCGTCAACGACCCGTTCGAGGAGGCCTTCGAGAAGATATCGTCGGGAACGGCTGTTACAGCAGCCCTGGACAATATCGGCATACGGCCCCGTTCGCCCACCACTCGCTTCGAGGCCGTGTTCTCGGGTAGCGGTCGGCTCGCTGTGCAAGTGTCTTGCGGGTCCGATACTGACGGCCACACAGAACAGTACCTCGTCCAAAGCGTGCCACCCGAGCCATCGGACGATGGGTTTCTCGTTTTCACACACGTTCGACAGAGCTGTGACTTCGATGACGGGGCAGAGTGGATCGACGTCGACCACGTCGCGAGCGTGGTCAGCCACGATCTCCGGAACCCGCTCGACGTCGCGAAGGCCCGTCTTCGAGCCGGACGTGAAAGCGGGGAGCGCGAGCATTTCGATCACGTCGAACAGGCCCACGGCCGGATGGAGCGGATCATACAGGACGTCCTGACACTCGCCAGGGGCGCCGACGTGGTCGAGCCTGCGGAATCAGTCGGGCTGACCGACGTCGCCGAGTCGGCGTGGGACACCGTCGAAACCGACGACGCGACACTCGACGTCGAGCGCCCCCTACCGACGGCGATTGCCGACGCAGACCGCGTCAGCCGACTGTTTGAGAACCTGTTTCGGAACGCAGTAGAACACGGGTCGTCAGCCCACCAGCCAGCGGGCCTTGACGATCGACGTGACGTCACTGTGGTAGTCGGACAGCTCGCAGGCGATGCCAGCGGCTTTTTCGTCGCCGACGACGGGCCCGGCATCTCCGAAGCCGAGCGCGAGCGCGTGTTCGAACCTGGCTTTAGCTCCGACGAGCATGGGACCGGGCTCGGCCTCGCGATCGTCGCCCGTATCGTCGCCCTCCACGGCTGGTCGATCACAGTCACGGAGTCCGCCTCGGGGGGAGCGAGGTTCGAGATCGGCGACGTCGAGTCACCCGGCGACGAGACGTGAACGGTATATGTATCTGGTACTTGTAACTCATCATACTCGAGAGGTCGGTACGACATGGACGAACGATTACGGAACGCGCCGGTCGGGATACTGGACGTCTCTCCGGACGGGTACGTCCGTGCCATCAACCCGGCTGCCGCTGACCTCCTCCAGGTCGACGCGGAGACCGCAGGCGGGGAGTCTCTCGACGCAGTGTTTCCCGCCTCCGTCGAGGAACGTGTCCCGCGGGCCTTGGACACGCCACTGAGCGAGGAGCGCTCATTCGAGGAGTACTATCCGGATCTCGACTGCTGGCTCACCGTCTCGCTCGTACCCCACGGCGACGCGGTCTCGGTGTATCTCCGCGACCGAACAGCCGCCTACCGAACCGAACGTCGGCTGGAGGCGGTTCGGGACGATCTTGACCGCTCGACGATCACGAACGAACTCGTTGGAGATATTCTGGCGGAGCTCGTAGCAGCTTCGACCAGAGAAGAGATCGCGGAGACGATCTGTACACAGCTGGGCGAAACTGACATCTACGAATTCGCCTGGGTCGGCGAGCGTGAGGTAGGTACTGGTGACATCGTCGTCCGCGCAACGGCCGGGACGACAAACCGGACGCTCCAATGTATCGAAGCTGAACTCGAGAACGAGACGTCCATCCCGGAACTCCGTGCAATCGAGAGCGGCACGCCGGAGTCAGTCCACCCGCTAGGGGAAGAGGAGTCCGTCCCGGAACCGATTCGCCGAGCGGCCTTCGCCGACGGAGTACAGTCGCTGCTGGCAGTTCCCCTGCGTTACGGGTCGAGCGTCTACGGCGTGGTCGGAATCTACGTGTCCGATCGAGACGGGTTCACCGAACGCGAACGAAGTAACTTTGACACGGTCGGTGAGATGGCCGGGTTTGCCATCAACGCCACCCGCAACCGTTCGCTGCTGCTCTCCGATACGGTCGTCGAACTCACCTTTCGCCTGACCGACCACGAGGCGCCGTTCGTCGCTGCCGCAACGGAACTGGAGGCAACGCTGTCGGTCGAGGGTCTCGTTCCCGATGCCGATCAACTTCTCTGTTATCTCGAGGTCGAAACCAACGCTCCCGATATCGTCGAGAGAACACTCAGAACGTTCGGGACAGTAACCGGTACGCGCCTCATCGGGACACATGACGACGAGGTCACCGTGGAAGCGACGCTGGCTGAGGCGACACCACTCGGTCAGTTGGTGAGTCAGGGGGCAACGCTTCAGTCGGCCACGTATGGTGAGGACGGTGCCCGAATCGTCGTCGAACTCCCGCCGGACGAGGACATCCGACGGATCGCGGATGCGTTTACGCGACAATACGATGCTACCGT
Above is a genomic segment from Halorientalis sp. LT38 containing:
- a CDS encoding response regulator; the protein is MVEPTDEALPRALVVDDEREVADAYALRLRGVCDVETAYDGEAALRAVDDRRIDVVLLDRHMPGLSGDEVLERLEERDFPGRIVMITAIDPGFDILDMPFDDYLCKPVDREDVQAAVTHQCTILGYETLGEYFGVESKRRVVAAELSADECNAHDEYQALETSARDLEQRARRLLTDTPEILSAFENVDRESK
- a CDS encoding AIM24 family protein encodes the protein MDIDQFKSDHAPTETDETFQLENSYALDVTVEGSVMAKAGSMVAYTGDLSFTGQASAEGGITGFIKEAATGEGTPVMAVEGQGHVYLADERKKVQVLELDAGESVTVNGEDVLAFESELNYEISTIDSLAGSFAGGFTNVYLEGPGYVALTTHGDPLVMEPPVSTDPSATVAWSGTTPDVEVNTNLSDMIGQESGERFQMDFAGEGGFVVVQPYEEHV
- a CDS encoding sensor histidine kinase — encoded protein: MIDDGTPIVESVNDPFEEAFEKISSGTAVTAALDNIGIRPRSPTTRFEAVFSGSGRLAVQVSCGSDTDGHTEQYLVQSVPPEPSDDGFLVFTHVRQSCDFDDGAEWIDVDHVASVVSHDLRNPLDVAKARLRAGRESGEREHFDHVEQAHGRMERIIQDVLTLARGADVVEPAESVGLTDVAESAWDTVETDDATLDVERPLPTAIADADRVSRLFENLFRNAVEHGSSAHQPAGLDDRRDVTVVVGQLAGDASGFFVADDGPGISEAERERVFEPGFSSDEHGTGLGLAIVARIVALHGWSITVTESASGGARFEIGDVESPGDET
- a CDS encoding bacterio-opsin activator domain-containing protein; the protein is MDERLRNAPVGILDVSPDGYVRAINPAAADLLQVDAETAGGESLDAVFPASVEERVPRALDTPLSEERSFEEYYPDLDCWLTVSLVPHGDAVSVYLRDRTAAYRTERRLEAVRDDLDRSTITNELVGDILAELVAASTREEIAETICTQLGETDIYEFAWVGEREVGTGDIVVRATAGTTNRTLQCIEAELENETSIPELRAIESGTPESVHPLGEEESVPEPIRRAAFADGVQSLLAVPLRYGSSVYGVVGIYVSDRDGFTERERSNFDTVGEMAGFAINATRNRSLLLSDTVVELTFRLTDHEAPFVAAATELEATLSVEGLVPDADQLLCYLEVETNAPDIVERTLRTFGTVTGTRLIGTHDDEVTVEATLAEATPLGQLVSQGATLQSATYGEDGARIVVELPPDEDIRRIADAFTRQYDATVAAKREHRRDNRTASEFRNALDERLTDRQRTVLRTAFFANYFESPRDSTAEEVATSLDITGPTLLHHLRAGQRKLLAAFFDAGDP